The genomic segment TATATCATGTTTATCGGCAGGCGAAGAAGGCAAAATATGTGGGTGAGGTATTGGTGGCTACGGATGATGAACGCATTCAATCGGCGTTAGAGCCTATGGGTGTCCCTGTTATAATGACACGAGCAGACCATGCCAGCGGAACAGACCGTATCGCAGAGGTAGCAGAAAAGAGAACGGAAGAAATAATTGTTAATGTTCAGGGAGATGAACCTTTGCTACCCCCGGAATGTATTGATTCGACGATAAAACCGTTGTTGGAAGATACACAATTACAAATGTCAACCGCATGCCGAAATATTACCGACCCATCCTGGATTCAAAATCCCAATATCGTTAAAGTAATAACCAATCAGAAGGGACACGCTATTTATTTTTCTCGTTCTCCCATTCCTTATATTCGTGATGAAGAGCAACGAAAAAATATCGAAGGGATATACTGGCAACATATCGGTTTATATGTTTATCGTCGGGAATTTTTGCTTCATATCTCGAAACTACCCCAAACCCCTCTGGAAAAGTTAGAGAAGTTGGAACAATTGCGCGTGCTTGAGAATGGCTACTCGATTGCGGTTGTTCCGACAAATTATGAAGCATTGGGAGTGGATACACCGGAAGATTTGGCTCATGTCGAAAAAATACTCAAATCAAGAGAAAAGGAAGTATAGATGTCCGATAAAAAACAACCGTTAAAATATATCTTTACCACAGGGGGAGTTGTTTCCTCAATTGGTAAAGGTATCGTCTGCGCCAGTCTTGGTTTGCTTTTAGAATCTCGTGGCTATAAAATAGCTCTTATGAAAATGGACCCTTACATTAATGTAGACCCGGGGACCATGAATCCATTCGAACATGGAGAGGTGTTTGTAACGGATGATGGCGCCGAAACAGACCTTGACTTAGGACATTATCAACGATTTACCCATGCTAAATTATCTCGCAGAAGCAATACGACTACAGGTGCTATCTATAATGCCGTCATTCAGAAAGAACGCGATGGTGCCTATTTAGGTAAAACGGTTCAGGTTATACCGCACATAACCGATGAGATAAAAAACCGCATCCGTGCTTTAACAGTTGATGAGGACGATGTGGATATTGCCATTATAGAAATTGGGGGCACTGTCGGCGATATAGAAAGCCTGCCATTCCTTGAAGCATTGCGACAATTCCGTTTGGAAGTAGGGCCCGAAAATTGTTGTTTTATCCATGTTACATTGGTTCCTTACATTGAAGCGGCAAATGAATTAAAGACAAAACCTACCCAACATAGCGTTCGTGCTTTACGCGATATCGGTATCCAGCCGAACATTATCATCTGTCGAACAGGAATAAGCAAACTCGAAAAAGAACAGCGACAAAAAGTAGCGTTGTTTTGCGATGTGCCCGAAAATGCTATCATTAACGCACAGGACATCTCCCCTATTTACGCCATTCCATTAAACTTCAAAGAGCAGAATTTAGATATCACTGTTTTGAAAATATTAGGGCTGGAAGTCCGCGAAGGTAATCTAACCGAATGGATAGATATCGTTAACCGCCTCGTTTCGGCTACAGAAGAAGTGCGTATTGCAGCCGTAGGAAAATATACCGGTCATGGCGACGCTTACAAAAGTATTAATGAAGCCTTCGTTCATGCCGGTATTGCGAACAATTGCAAAGTGAAATACGAATGGATTGACTCGGAGCGATTTGACCCCGGAAGGGAAAAACCGGAGGACGTTCTTCAGGGCTATCAGGGTATTTTAATTGGACCGGGTTTTGGAACGCGCGGAATAGAAGGAAAAATTAATGTGGCACGGTTCGCACGCGAAAATCGTATTCCCTACTTTGGTATATGTTTAGGTATGCAAGTAGCCGTCATCGAGATAGCCCGAAACTGTTTGGGCTTGAAAGATGCCCATACAACAGAGGTAAATCCGCAAACACCCCATCCAGTAATTTCCCTGCTCACGGAACAAAAAGGTATATCATCGAAAGGCGGAACAATGCGTTTGGGTGCTTATCCGTGTGAGTTGCAACCGAATACCCTCGCATATAAAGCATACGGTCAAACATTGATTTATGAACGACATCGACATCGTTACGAATTCAATAATGCCTATCGTAAAGATTTTGAAGAAAAAGCAGGTATGATTATAAGTGGTATTCATCACCGAAAATTTATGGATATGGAAGAAGAATTAACAGAGATGATAGAACTTAAACCAGATATTCATCCATGGTTCTGTGCCTGTCAGTTCCATCCCGAATTTAAAAGCACACCCTTAAAACCACAACCGTTATTCTGTGCTTTCATAAAATCTGCCCTACAATACAAAAAAACGAGATGAATGATATTGAACCTACACACGAAACAATCGTCTGGATTTGTAAAAATGCAGAACAGGCATGGCAAGAAGGCGACCCTAAAAAGTTGCAATTCTGGGAGGACCAAAAAAAAGAATTCGAGAAAAAGTGTTATCAACGCATTGAAAGCCTTGTAAAACAAAAAACCTTTTTACAGCAGCAACAAGAGGTTTTAATACAAAAAGTTAGAAACGGAGACTATTCGCCAGAAGAAGCCAATCGGATTAACCAGCAAATTTATGAACATAGTGAAGATTTAAACAAACAAATACAATTTTATAGAAACCTCCTTCAATATTCAACAGATGAAGTAGATTTCGTTTCCAATGCAAATGATGAAAGCAATATTTTTGGAGAATCTCTTGAAAATAAAGTCCCATTTCAAAAGGTTATCCCGATAGAACGGTATTTTTACGAATTGTTCCTGTCATTTTTACGCGTTGTATTTCTAAGCAACATTGGGCAGATAACAATATGCTTTTTTATCCTTGTTGCTGCGGTATATTTCACATGGACCTGGAATACACGAGACCAAAAACCCCAATTTGAATACATCCCTATACATGCAGACAACAAACATGTTATACGCATCCTTAATAAAGGCATGTTAAATGCAAAAATCTATTTAACCCCTACATACCCTTGGGAATTGGCTCCTTATATCTATTTCATCGTTTGTTCCGCAGAAACTACTACATCACAACAAAAAACCGATA from the Candidatus Hydrogenedens sp. genome contains:
- a CDS encoding CTP synthase, giving the protein MSDKKQPLKYIFTTGGVVSSIGKGIVCASLGLLLESRGYKIALMKMDPYINVDPGTMNPFEHGEVFVTDDGAETDLDLGHYQRFTHAKLSRRSNTTTGAIYNAVIQKERDGAYLGKTVQVIPHITDEIKNRIRALTVDEDDVDIAIIEIGGTVGDIESLPFLEALRQFRLEVGPENCCFIHVTLVPYIEAANELKTKPTQHSVRALRDIGIQPNIIICRTGISKLEKEQRQKVALFCDVPENAIINAQDISPIYAIPLNFKEQNLDITVLKILGLEVREGNLTEWIDIVNRLVSATEEVRIAAVGKYTGHGDAYKSINEAFVHAGIANNCKVKYEWIDSERFDPGREKPEDVLQGYQGILIGPGFGTRGIEGKINVARFARENRIPYFGICLGMQVAVIEIARNCLGLKDAHTTEVNPQTPHPVISLLTEQKGISSKGGTMRLGAYPCELQPNTLAYKAYGQTLIYERHRHRYEFNNAYRKDFEEKAGMIISGIHHRKFMDMEEELTEMIELKPDIHPWFCACQFHPEFKSTPLKPQPLFCAFIKSALQYKKTR
- the kdsB gene encoding 3-deoxy-manno-octulosonate cytidylyltransferase, giving the protein MAQGGFISETIKKSVLVVIPARYGSTRFPGKMLADLCGYPLVYHVYRQAKKAKYVGEVLVATDDERIQSALEPMGVPVIMTRADHASGTDRIAEVAEKRTEEIIVNVQGDEPLLPPECIDSTIKPLLEDTQLQMSTACRNITDPSWIQNPNIVKVITNQKGHAIYFSRSPIPYIRDEEQRKNIEGIYWQHIGLYVYRREFLLHISKLPQTPLEKLEKLEQLRVLENGYSIAVVPTNYEALGVDTPEDLAHVEKILKSREKEV